Proteins from a genomic interval of Candidatus Methanoperedens sp.:
- a CDS encoding type II toxin-antitoxin system VapC family toxin, whose translation MNSRGMRKKMTVLVDSWAWIEYFKGTLAGEKVKELLENSQDKIIVSTVNIAEVYNSFLRDYSYPDNNRYAKASRNAIKQRSYICEVDEKIAVDSAKIMHEKKWGLGDSIIYATAKREEAKVMTGDPHFRGLSDVIFLER comes from the coding sequence ATGAATTCAAGAGGGATGAGGAAGAAGATGACTGTGCTGGTTGATTCCTGGGCATGGATCGAGTATTTTAAAGGAACTCTGGCTGGTGAAAAGGTCAAGGAATTATTAGAAAACTCACAGGATAAGATAATTGTAAGTACGGTAAATATTGCAGAAGTGTATAACTCATTTCTGAGGGATTATTCTTATCCGGATAACAATCGCTATGCGAAGGCTTCAAGGAATGCGATAAAACAAAGGTCATATATCTGTGAGGTCGATGAAAAGATCGCTGTTGATTCTGCAAAGATAATGCATGAAAAGAAATGGGGTCTTGGGGATTCTATAATATATGCAACCGCAAAACGAGAAGAAGCAAAGGTAATGACTGGAGATCCGCATTTCAGGGGCTTAAGTGATGTTATATTCCTGGAAAGGTGA